One part of the Mesorhizobium sp. NBSH29 genome encodes these proteins:
- a CDS encoding DUF4143 domain-containing protein, translating into MLAHSSIWPAQCRRLCSRARVWMARTVASYLDLMVDLLLVRRLEPWHSNAGEAPGEIAARFMSVTPACFTLCWVSRRLMMSWGIPSRGASWEGFVVETVHAVIPQGARTNFYRTAAGAEIDLVVTLPGGRDGRLRSRRSISPKARAGLPPCMPGYCAGSTHRLSMPGNEAFPLGQRYSGRSSAQTRRTARRRAPHDARGGTCRDIMISSTTITGHVDPVDMSTWTQHRTGPA; encoded by the coding sequence ATGCTCGCTCATTCATCAATCTGGCCTGCTCAATGCCGCCGACTTTGCTCGCGCGCTCGTGTGTGGATGGCAAGGACGGTCGCATCCTATCTCGATCTCATGGTTGATCTTCTGCTGGTGCGCCGGCTGGAACCCTGGCACAGCAACGCCGGCGAAGCGCCTGGTGAAATCGCCGCGCGTTTTATGTCCGTGACACCGGCCTGCTTCACGCTTTGCTGGGTCTCACGACGCTTGATGATGTCTTGGGGCATCCCGTCGCGGGGAGCGAGTTGGGAAGGTTTCGTCGTCGAAACGGTTCATGCAGTCATACCCCAAGGGGCGCGGACGAATTTCTATCGCACGGCGGCGGGCGCCGAAATAGACCTCGTCGTTACCCTGCCCGGTGGTCGCGATGGGCGATTGAGATCAAGAAGGAGCATTTCGCCCAAAGCTAGAGCGGGGCTTCCACCATGCATGCCTGGATATTGCGCCGGATCGACGCATCGTTTGTCTATGCCGGGAAACGAAGCATTTCCGCTCGGGCAACGATATTCAGGGCGCTCCTCTGCACAAACTCGGCGAACTGCTCGCAGGCGAGCGCCCCATGACGCTCGCGGCGGGACGTGTCGCGATATCATGATTTCATCGACAACGATTACCGGACATGTCGATCCCGTCGACATGTCAACTTGGACCCAGCATCGAACGGGTCCGGCATGA
- a CDS encoding SNF2-related protein has protein sequence MLQGGGSQATFRQPRQRRSCADHLFRCWRATMRFFQGRIWGMIFLERGAGGSRRKRGDDETVHGLKSPYRFCLTGTPLENHLGEVWSLFHFIAPGFLGDLKSFTRQWRTPIEKKGDNVALAAAGGAHQAIPAASHQGRGGQRSATQNRNHEKVEFSAGQRTIYESIRLAMHEKVQSRYCRKRTCPQPYRHSGCSAEVAPDLLRPTPAETCLNGKTGAAAKTGSAKLEPADGTGRRARR, from the coding sequence GTGCTGCAGGGGGGCGGATCGCAAGCAACATTTCGACAGCCTCGACAGCGTCGATCTTGTGCTGACCACCTATTCCGCTGCTGGCGCGCGACCATGCGGTTCTTTCAGGGCCGCATCTGGGGCATGATCTTCCTCGAACGAGGCGCAGGTGGATCAAGACGCAAACGCGGCGACGACGAAACTGTTCACGGCCTCAAATCGCCGTATCGTTTCTGCCTGACGGGCACCCCGCTGGAAAACCATCTGGGCGAAGTGTGGTCGCTCTTCCACTTCATCGCGCCGGGCTTTCTCGGCGATTTGAAGAGCTTCACCCGGCAATGGCGCACGCCGATCGAGAAAAAGGGCGATAACGTCGCGCTCGCGGCTGCTGGCGGGGCGCATCAAGCCATTCCTGCTGCGTCGCACCAAGGAAGAGGTGGCCAGCGATCTGCCACCCAAAACCGTAATCACGAGAAGGTGGAATTTTCTGCGGGCCAGCGTACGATCTATGAATCTATCCGGCTGGCGATGCATGAAAAAGTTCAGTCCCGCTATTGCCGAAAAAGGACTTGCCCGCAGCCATATCGTCATTCTGGATGCTCTGCTGAAGTTGCGCCAGACCTGCTGCGACCCACGCCTGCTGAAACTTGCCTCAACGGAAAAACCGGCGCCGCGGCTAAGACCGGATCTGCAAAGCTAGAACCGGCTGATGGAACTGGTCGGCGAGCTCGTCGATGA
- a CDS encoding SWIM zinc finger family protein: MHYDPNTTAQVTLDDMETRAEYSETDIAREVGANAFAAGRTYQRHGRVVAFEWASDGRIAAQVQGSNRKPYRQSISIYTSRKGTGGDRGGCFLPVGYNCKHVAAARCMDWRW; encoded by the coding sequence ATGCATTATGATCCCAATACAACAGCGCAAGTAACACTGGACGATATGGAAACAAGGGCGGAATATTCCGAGACTGACATTGCACGCGAAGTTGGTGCCAACGCATTTGCCGCCGGTAGAACATATCAGCGGCACGGCCGCGTTGTAGCCTTTGAATGGGCCAGCGACGGACGCATTGCCGCGCAAGTGCAGGGCTCCAACCGCAAGCCTTACCGCCAGAGCATTTCCATATACACAAGCCGCAAAGGGACAGGTGGCGATAGAGGGGGATGTTTCCTGCCGGTCGGCTACAATTGCAAGCATGTCGCCGCGGCGCGCTGCATGGACTGGCGGTGGTGA
- a CDS encoding Mu transposase C-terminal domain-containing protein, translated as MRRREGAGKSEPVFLATPGGLEAPAPLDIVQVDHTKVDVTVVDPVTRLPIGRPTLTLAIDVNTRMAMGFYLSLEGPSLTAVALCLTHCVIDKTAWLAARGIAVDWPSHGIPRIIHVDNGAEFHARAFERACAEHRIDLVYRPPGTPRFGGHIERLIGTMMGAVHLIPGSHFSNIRDRGDLDPEAEAVMTLRELETYLALEIVGAYHARIHKALDLPPVAAWNARIADVSVRKPSDPQRFLIDFLPYEERTLQRDGLHLFHIRYWSDELRWLMGRDRQRLTIKYDPRDLSCVFVRDRGGVSGGAPRRPHPTVDCHVGATRGATCAAGGGAQGA; from the coding sequence ATGCGGCGGCGCGAAGGCGCTGGCAAATCCGAGCCGGTGTTTCTGGCGACGCCGGGGGGACTGGAAGCACCTGCTCCTCTGGACATCGTGCAGGTCGACCATACCAAGGTCGACGTCACGGTGGTCGATCCGGTGACGCGGTTGCCGATCGGTCGACCGACGCTGACCTTGGCGATTGATGTCAACACCCGGATGGCTATGGGTTTTTATCTGTCGCTGGAAGGGCCGTCGCTGACGGCCGTGGCATTGTGCTTGACCCATTGCGTGATCGACAAGACGGCATGGCTGGCGGCGCGGGGTATTGCTGTGGATTGGCCGTCGCATGGAATTCCCAGGATTATTCATGTCGATAACGGCGCGGAGTTCCACGCGCGGGCCTTCGAGCGCGCCTGCGCCGAACACCGTATCGATCTCGTCTACCGTCCTCCCGGCACGCCTCGCTTCGGCGGGCACATCGAAAGGCTGATCGGAACGATGATGGGGGCGGTGCATCTCATCCCCGGCTCGCACTTCTCGAACATCCGCGACCGCGGCGACCTCGATCCGGAAGCAGAAGCCGTGATGACGCTCAGGGAGTTGGAGACCTATCTCGCGCTCGAGATCGTTGGCGCCTATCACGCTCGCATCCACAAGGCGCTGGATCTACCGCCTGTGGCCGCCTGGAATGCGCGCATTGCCGATGTCTCGGTGCGCAAACCATCAGATCCGCAACGGTTCCTGATCGATTTCCTACCCTACGAAGAGCGGACCCTTCAGCGCGACGGGCTGCATCTGTTCCATATCCGCTATTGGTCGGACGAACTGCGCTGGCTGATGGGGCGGGACCGGCAAAGGCTGACCATCAAATACGACCCGCGTGACCTGTCTTGCGTGTTTGTTCGCGACAGGGGAGGGGTATCTGGAGGTGCGCCCCGCCGACCGCACCCGACCGTCGATTGCCATGTGGGAGCAACGCGCGGCGCGACGTGCGCTGCGGGCGGAGGGGCGCAAGGCGCTTGA
- a CDS encoding TniB family NTP-binding protein, producing the protein MGWTDEFEHLFPASRTIAALSAEERIRRIRADRWINYPRAEQALAKLEALLAFPQRARMPNLLIVGASGMGKTMIVEKFARDHPSHFDKATGRMHMPVIVVQMVAGPDEARFYKRLLAAIGAPEPPRATLSVLESLTLRLLSEIRPGLSGDRRGT; encoded by the coding sequence ATGGGATGGACTGACGAGTTCGAGCACCTCTTTCCCGCCAGCCGGACGATCGCGGCGCTGAGTGCCGAAGAACGCATCCGCAGGATCCGCGCCGATCGATGGATCAACTATCCCCGCGCCGAGCAGGCCTTGGCAAAGCTGGAGGCTCTGTTAGCCTTTCCGCAACGCGCACGCATGCCCAACTTGCTCATCGTCGGTGCCAGTGGCATGGGCAAGACCATGATCGTCGAGAAGTTCGCTCGTGATCACCCCTCGCATTTCGACAAAGCGACGGGACGCATGCACATGCCGGTGATTGTCGTGCAGATGGTTGCAGGTCCGGACGAAGCGCGCTTTTACAAGCGATTGCTGGCGGCAATCGGCGCCCCTGAGCCACCGCGGGCAACGCTGTCGGTGCTGGAAAGCCTGACTTTGCGCCTGCTCTCGGAAATCCGCCCGGGCCTTTCTGGTGATCGACGAGGTACATAG
- a CDS encoding TniB family NTP-binding protein — protein MIDEVHSLQAGTVREQTRFLNLLRFLGNELRIPLVCVGTQQARNALRTDDQLVRRFEAVALPPWQNDEDFGGLIGSLQRTLPLRRPSEDRRSHAEAPCRSHGRHLRACVFADGHARHRGDRER, from the coding sequence GTGATCGACGAGGTACATAGCCTTCAGGCCGGCACGGTGCGAGAGCAGACCCGCTTCCTCAACCTGCTGCGATTTCTCGGCAACGAACTCAGGATCCCGCTCGTCTGCGTCGGCACGCAGCAGGCGCGCAACGCACTGCGCACCGACGATCAGCTGGTGCGCCGCTTCGAGGCTGTTGCCTTGCCACCCTGGCAGAACGACGAGGATTTCGGCGGTCTTATCGGCAGTCTGCAGCGGACCTTGCCGCTGCGTCGGCCGAGCGAAGATCGGCGATCGCATGCTGAAGCGCCTTGTCGAAGTCACGGGCGGCATCTCCGCGCATGTGTTTTCGCTGATGGGCATGCTCGCCATCGCGGCGATCGAGAGCGGTGA
- a CDS encoding TniQ family protein yields the protein MLKRLVEVTGGISAHVFSLMGMLAIAAIESGEERILATDVADTRNVLASPGRAGMNIVARSTLLPVVPRAEPDERLSCWLGRLAQFYGMPIKAFLECSGLSCCDVADLEWRLGAGEGALLARPYWHDCRSDTGDDLRGDSAACTPDGDPAAAVMCARFVRAEFNARARLFHGTFGARNMESAWPQGRGEIWKGCRRRS from the coding sequence ATGCTGAAGCGCCTTGTCGAAGTCACGGGCGGCATCTCCGCGCATGTGTTTTCGCTGATGGGCATGCTCGCCATCGCGGCGATCGAGAGCGGTGAGGAGAGGATTCTGGCTACCGACGTTGCCGACACACGCAACGTGCTGGCCTCTCCTGGGCGAGCCGGTATGAATATCGTGGCGAGGTCGACGCTGTTGCCGGTCGTGCCGAGGGCTGAGCCCGATGAGCGACTGTCCTGCTGGCTGGGCCGTCTGGCGCAATTCTACGGGATGCCGATCAAGGCCTTTCTGGAATGCTCCGGCCTGAGTTGTTGTGACGTCGCCGACCTCGAATGGCGGCTCGGGGCAGGGGAGGGGGCTTTGCTTGCCCGCCCGTACTGGCATGACTGTCGAAGCGACACGGGCGATGACCTTCGAGGAGATAGCGCCGCATGCACGCCTGACGGTGACCCCGCGGCAGCCGTTATGTGTGCCCGCTTTGTCCGGGCGGAATTCAACGCAAGAGCACGGCTCTTCCATGGAACTTTTGGTGCCCGGAACATGGAGTCCGCTTGGCCGCAAGGGCGGGGAGAAATCTGGAAGGGTTGTCGCAGACGCAGTTGA
- a CDS encoding flavodoxin family protein — MSLTAFALNCSLKPSHANEKSSTDKILSDLIAALKPYDVISGGPVRVADHNVKPGVLSDEGNGDDWPKLRAQILAADILLLGLPIWMGQPSSVAKRVLERMDAFLSETDDLGRMPAAGKVAIVAIVGNEDGAHACHAACFQSLNDVGFTIPANCGVYWVGEAMGNIDYVDLPSAPKKVAGMIEMAVSNAVHLAKLLKGENYVGVPQ; from the coding sequence ATGTCGCTGACTGCATTCGCGCTCAATTGTTCGCTCAAGCCGTCTCATGCCAATGAGAAATCATCGACTGACAAAATCCTGAGCGATCTGATTGCGGCGCTGAAGCCGTATGACGTTATTTCCGGGGGTCCGGTTCGCGTTGCCGACCATAACGTAAAACCGGGCGTATTGTCAGATGAAGGCAACGGCGACGATTGGCCAAAGTTGCGCGCGCAAATCCTGGCAGCAGATATCCTGCTTCTGGGCCTGCCGATCTGGATGGGACAGCCATCGAGCGTCGCCAAGCGTGTGCTCGAGCGAATGGATGCGTTTCTGTCCGAAACAGATGACCTCGGTCGCATGCCTGCTGCTGGGAAGGTGGCAATTGTCGCCATCGTGGGCAACGAAGATGGCGCGCACGCCTGCCACGCTGCGTGCTTCCAATCGCTGAACGATGTTGGCTTTACGATCCCCGCCAACTGTGGCGTCTACTGGGTTGGCGAGGCGATGGGAAATATCGATTACGTCGACTTGCCGTCCGCGCCGAAGAAGGTGGCTGGCATGATAGAAATGGCCGTCTCGAATGCCGTTCATCTGGCCAAACTCTTGAAGGGCGAGAATTATGTCGGCGTTCCTCAATAG
- a CDS encoding chemotaxis protein CheB — translation MAEAKPKAKTDEYAREAAGACVRNRGNSGCRHGASAGASRRWAFFFDAMPTDCGCAFVVVLHLDPKRESELARVLGARTAMPVVQVKDGMRLAPDHVYVIAPDSDLTVREGALHMAKPVAPRGHGHPVDVLFSLAKDQRERAIAIVLSGTGSNGTEGLKEIRAEGGMSLVQAPETAKFDGMPRSAISAGMADHILAPEKMPEILLAYIRHDYISAPVDAEIASPGGQATLDHVLDLLRARGGHDFRGYKQATLGGAFTGVLA, via the coding sequence ATCGCCGAGGCGAAGCCCAAGGCGAAAACGGATGAATACGCGCGAGAGGCAGCGGGCGCGTGCGTCCGAAACCGCGGCAATTCCGGTTGTCGGCATGGCGCGTCGGCCGGGGCATCGAGGCGCTGGGCCTTTTTCTTCGACGCCATGCCGACAGACTGCGGCTGCGCCTTCGTGGTCGTGCTGCATCTCGATCCCAAGCGCGAAAGCGAGTTGGCGCGCGTCCTGGGCGCCCGCACGGCCATGCCGGTCGTTCAGGTCAAGGACGGCATGCGGCTTGCGCCCGACCACGTCTATGTGATCGCGCCCGATTCCGACCTGACGGTTCGCGAAGGCGCGCTGCACATGGCCAAGCCGGTCGCGCCGCGCGGCCACGGTCATCCCGTCGATGTTCTGTTCTCGCTCGCTAAGGACCAGCGTGAACGGGCGATCGCCATCGTGCTGTCCGGCACGGGAAGCAATGGCACCGAGGGGCTGAAGGAGATCCGGGCGGAGGGTGGCATGAGCCTCGTGCAGGCGCCCGAGACCGCCAAATTCGACGGCATGCCGAGGAGCGCGATTTCGGCGGGCATGGCCGATCACATCCTCGCGCCGGAAAAGATGCCGGAGATCCTGCTGGCCTACATCCGCCACGATTACATTTCGGCGCCCGTCGATGCCGAGATCGCCTCGCCGGGTGGCCAGGCGACGCTCGATCATGTTCTGGATCTGTTGCGCGCGCGCGGCGGACACGATTTTCGCGGCTACAAGCAAGCGACGCTCGGCGGCGCGTTCACCGGCGTCTTGGCCTGA